Genomic DNA from Dioscorea cayenensis subsp. rotundata cultivar TDr96_F1 chromosome 1, TDr96_F1_v2_PseudoChromosome.rev07_lg8_w22 25.fasta, whole genome shotgun sequence:
CTTAATGGTAGAGAGTTCATGGtctattcatatttattattaaaaataaaaaaatcagactAATGTACTTTCAATGAATTTGACTCAAGTTAGCCTAAAATAAAAGCCTCAGATATGACTTaacttttttcttaataatataaaaaaattataatatatttcgAGCTATAGCAAGGTTTGATTTTCATGAATAGCTTGATTAGTTGACAACAGTACTTAcaattttatctttgatttcagaTGTTCATTGCAATGCTCTTCTGCCCATTTAACATTTGTTACCGATCAACTCGGTACTGCTTCTTGCGTGTCATGCGCAACATTGCATGCTCTCCACTTTACAGGGTACAAAACATTCTCTGCTTATTTACTCAATGTTAGCAACTGCAAATCAAACCAAATTACACAATAACCATACCTCATTATGTTTTCACCTTGTGTTAAATTCAGGTCTTGATGGTGGATTTCTTCATGGCAGACCAACTAACAAGCCAAGTAAACTCCATTCCCTTTTAACATACATAAGCTGTAAAATTCAATGAAAGCAGAGTAAgttaggtaaaaaaaaataataaaaatctttaaCATGTTCTTCTAAACTTTCAGATACCACTCCTGCGGCACATGGAATTTACAGCATGTTTTTTCATGCTTGAGAGCTTCAGGACCAACAAATATGAGATTTGTACAACGAGCAACAAGTACAAGTTGTTGGCCTATGTAATATCCTTCCTTCCCTACTATTGGCGTGCAATGCAGGTAACCAAATGACCATTTGAGCAAGCCTTCTCTCATATGGATGCTCTATGAAGTTTATTTGGGGACTAACATTGCTGTTCTCTTTTCATAATTCTCAGTGCGCCAGGAGATACATTGAGGAGGGATATGATGTAAACCACCTAGCAAATGCCGGGAAGTACATCTCCGCCATGCTCGCGGCAGCCGTGAGGTGGAAGTATGCGGTTGATCCAACTCCGTTTTGGCTGGTGATCGTCGTTCTTTCATCCACAATGGCTACTGCATATCAACTGTACTGGGATTTTGTCAAGGACTGGGGACTTTTCAGCTTCAGTTCTCGCAACTTCTTGCTCAGAGATGATCTCATCTTACAGAACAAGAGCATCTATTATGTATCAATTGTAAGTGAACAAACCATCAATATAATAACTGTTTTATCTAAACCTCAAACTCATTTTTAAGTAAGATTATATGGTGTGTGTAGGCTTTCAACTTCATATTGAGGCTTGCATGGATCGAAACTGTGCTCCGTCTCAACTTAGGATCAGTTGAGCACAGTAttgttgattttctcttagcTTCTTTCGAGATCATTCGACGCGGGCATTGGAATTTCTACAGGTAGTTCTTCAATCTATCTGATACAAGAGTgaacttttattgtgtttgaaATTGAATACATATGTTGAAATGTATGCAGATTGGAGAATGAACACTTGAACAATGTGGGAAGGTTCAGAGCTATAAAGACAGTCCCGCTGCCATTTCGTGATATGGAATAAGATGAATGAATAAGAGCTAgatgcaaaaattaaacaaaatttacgGCTTTGATTGGATTTGGATACAGTTATCACTAACAGATTAGCCCATGAATGGGCCGGAGAATCCTGTTAACATGAAGAACTAGCATAAAGGAAAGCTGATATTTTACAATGTAGGTTGTTGTTGAGCATTGCTATTCGGAGGATTCCAggaatatataaatcaaatggGAGAAAGAGCGGCTGATCAATTTGTGTGTGTGCATTCTAAATTTGGTTATGTATCCATGTGTAACAGTAAACAAAATCCTAGCATGACCATACTCATGAGCAAGTTAAAAAAGTTATCTATGTTTTGCATAATTCTTATTGTGTTTGGATCAagagaaactaaaaaaagatagttttggggcaatgaaataaaaatgaagcaaaattttacccacaaataatttttttctttctttatttatttccttCAGTTCCAATACTGCAATTAAGACAAAATCTCATGGCGTGGTTCTAAGGGGAAATACAAATTGCTTAAAAGgatcatataaataatattcaaatatatatatatatatgtatgtaaataATCTATCCTATGGTTAACCATTGTTTACAATGGATTCCTAGTAAAACCACACTATGATACAAAAGTATTGGTGAGATTTTAATTGAAGTGATATCATCTCACACATGACCTTTCTCACTGCTTTGCTTTACAACAACCATAATAAGGTGGGCTGCGCTCACACTAGAGCTTCCTAGGGCTGTAAACTAGCTGAGCTGAGCTGAGCCGAGCCCAGTATCAtcaggctcgagctcggctcgaatACATTATTTGAAGGCttgagctcgagccgagctcgttcgagccattttttttcatgctcgagctcggctcactAAAAATCTCAAGTAGCTCGAACTCGGCTCCTTTAAGCTCGAGTTATGATAATACATGTATAATGTAAGcaatttaatatagttatataattatatatttttgtaattaatgtataaataatttaatattatatatatataagctcatttaggctcgcgagccttaCGAGCTGAGTATGTTTGGGCTCGAACTCAGCTCGATAATGTAAACAagaagctcgagctcggctcggatcgtgaaaaatcgaatcgaatTCGAGCATTGACCGAGCCGATCTCGAATAGCTCACGAGTAGCTTAGCTCATTTACACCTTTGGACCTTCCAAGTTTCTAAGTGTTTGAGAAGTTTCAACTTTCCCCAAATAATCCCCATGAATACCCAAAAAGTTGCATATGTATAAATACCTTAATTTTTActctattttatgttattttattttgattaatcaTCCATTATATCCACTTCATCCACAACCCAAACCTCTTTACCCCTActctcaaccaaacaaaaactATTGGGAGTGGGCCAGAGGAGTGAGTTTTGCTTCAAAAGGTACCCTTGGCTTCATTAAGCTTGCATAACACCATGACTAATTAATTGCATTCTTagtcattaaaaatattttagtagGTAACTACAGTCCAAGCACTGCAAGTGGCCAAAAATTTCCTCCTTATCAGCAGCAAATATATTTTAGTAGCTCACTACAGTTAAAAAGAGTGCAAGTGGTCAGCAGCTTCCTCCTTATCAGGACCAAACATAAACTAAACGTTAGgttcaaagttcaaacaaaAGAATCCATAACACTAACAAAAGCTAGTAACAAACAGACACCActtaaagtatttattttagaaaactGCTAGAAAAACACACAAGTTATgtacccaacaagcacaattatcAAGGGAGTTTGTGCAACAAATATGATGAAAAGATGGAAGTGTAGAAGAAAACACATATAGTGGAAGTTAGAGGACCAATACTTTAAAGGTgtccatagataaaaaaatttatgaatatctATTATTAGTCATTGGATATTAATGAATATTAGTTACTGTAGTAACATATAcagtaattactatttgaaaatattataataaacagTATACTGTTTATCAATGTCGGCCGTTAGATCGTGATCCAATGACCAATAATTGAGCGTCCATAAATTTCTATAGAGGTTGTAAATTCATGGAAATAATACTGGAAATCAGCCTGAAAAAAAACTATTCTGATTTATGAGCAGGTCTAATAAGGCTGATGTTTGTATCAATGTTTGCAGTTTTCAATGACAAGCATGGTCTGCATGATGGGAAGCAAGTAAATGCTATGGGTTTACAAATGCAACTAGACCTCAGGAGTTACACTGGCAACAACTTCAGGCATTTACAAATTCAAGGTTGTTGCACAGTAATGGAACATCACCAAGTTTTGTCCTCATTTCTCAAGGTTGTGCTGCTACTGTGATAAGTATTACTATAATGTATGAGTGCATGCGGTCTGCTAGGCCTTAAGGATGGTCtctattgttaaaaaaatagccTATGCTTTTTAatgttagattaaaaaatattatgagaaataagaaataatagaGTTGATGTTTTTGTCTGTTTCTGTTTtctctgtgttttttttatttgtattttctagtcTCTACACCCAGtggattttgtgtttttattttcactctatatttgtttttttaataaatttatggtttattattattattattattattttttaaaaataaataaaaagtaataataacaGAGAAATCGTCTTTCTAGCTAATAACTAATAAGCATCTTATTCGCATGCTACTAATTGCTAATTCTTTGCATTTTAATCAAATtgttaattcttaaaaaaaaaatataaaggaaaaaatGACATTAAAGAGAAAACATCAAAGTTTGTTTGTATCCATTAAAATACTGCTTTTCGCAAATAATTATCAGCCATTAATGCTCTTTATTTTAAGGATTATACTGACTTGGTTTATAAGACTGATAGAACTAACTAAAATCACGGAATCACTCTCTCAAATTGTTGAAAAAAAGGTTTTAATGTtaaatcatctttttttttattttttaaatttaaaagatgcaaCTAACTAACTTCTGAAGAAGTTTGATCTTACTGAAATCCTAAATTTGTGGGAAAGCAACGGGTTTGACGATAATTcagcaaattaaacaaaaaaaattaaaaagagtaCATGATAAATCCTCATTTGATTTGATTGCTACCTGACATCCATTGACTTTAGAGGTTTCTGGGATAGAGGGTCTGGCTATAGTCATTGCTAGTTGTTGCTTCAAATACAGATGCAactcattaaaaagaaaaaggtaacaTTATCAAAATTTAGTATTAAAAAGTTCTAAGATCACTTGTAAGTTCAAAGAGAAAAGCATATCTTATCTTCTCAGCCATCAGAAAAAGTTGAATCAAAGGAGATTATTTGTAACTAGTAAATGAACACTGGATTCCTAGTAAAATCccactttgaagaaaaaatatttgttaaattggAATGAGATCATCACACATGACTGGCTTAAATACTTGTTTACTGCCATAAGGTGGATGTCCTTTAGATCAGcactagggtttttgagtttaTCTAATTAACAAACTGTTATTATGAAACTTAATAGCTGTCCTTAATGGTCAACAACAAATTCTAAGTTGGAAAGGAAGGTTCCTTCTTAGAAAGCTCTGCTGCTTTTACTAGCAAAGGCTTTTGTTACTTAAACaattgcatgaaaaaaatagtaagaAACACAATAACTTATTTATTCTTAGCAATATATTTTGGTTGCTAAAAGCTTATTTTTCTACTAATGCTTGCACATGGCCATGGTCCCACAATTGGGACCATTACCCAGATAAAAAGGaagataatattaaaaataaacacagaACACTACCCAACAGTCACTCGTTCACAACCTTCTATAAAAAGCAACCCTTGCACAAGAACATCTAAGCAAAGGCACACTAGACCTAGATTTCACTAGCCACCTCAAAATCATGACCATGGGAAGAGGCAGTTGCACAAAAGTCACACTCATTGTCATGCTGGTCATCATCTGGTCACCAATTGAGTCCTATGCAGCCAGCCATGTTGTGGGTGATAATCAGGGATGGGGTTTCTCAGTGTCTTACTCAGACTGGGCCAAGGGAAAGAGCTTTGCCTCAGGAGATACACTTGGTCTCTTTTCTTATGTCCTAATTTTATTAGCTTATTGTATAAAAGTCTTGggtcttttcttttcaattttttttttttctaacaagaCTTCTGTGTCTTTCTGTGTTAGCAGTTTTCAACTACCAACCTGGTCTGCACAATGTGGTGCTAGTAACTGCTGCAGGTTACAAAAACTGCAAGGCCCCAGGAGCTGCTGAGGCAGCAACTTCAGGCAATGACAACCTCACTTTGAAAAAAGGAGCGAATTACTTCATTTGCAGCATTCCAGGCCACTGCTCTGCAGGGATGAAACTCCAGGTAGTAGCAGAGTAATTGAAGAGCCGTGAGTTATCCACACAGCTCTCTTACTGCAGTAATGATTACTACCACATATAAAGACGGTCTCTATTGTTAATAGAGCTTGAAATAACGACTGTCGCTTCCTACAAACTAAGAAGTATATGCAAGACTACAATATGTCAATATCTTATGCTAACTAAGATGTACTACAACTTGCTTCTAATTAAGGAAACTATGAAGTTCTCTTCCTTAAGTAATAAGCATCTGTTACATGTACTAGCACTTTCTTATATTTTGCTTGCATCTTCTCCACCAGCTGATCctaaataaaatgcgaaaaaacacgaactgaaaaaaaaaaaaaattcccaaatcAATAATTCTTTCAACTATCCAAGCACAAGACAAATCATTAAATATGTGGATTCCCCTCAAATTATCATCAACCATTAACTTTATTGAATAGTTTACACCATCTATCAATGCATTCAGATTGTTACTCAATCCATTACTttagatgcaaatcaaatatattatcttggTTCAATTAAACTCAAAAGCTTAATCTACGAAAAGCTTagacttatatattcaaatccatattattcaaattaacagATGTGTAACTATTAGTTACaaattatcttctttctttattcatGTACAAACACTAGCAAATTTCTTGTGTGTGTTCCCAAACTTGCATTTGGAAAACCATTGAtcctaaataaaatacaaacagAAAATTCCCAAATCACTTAATAATCATCTCAAACATCCAATAACAAGGAAATCATCATCAAA
This window encodes:
- the LOC120261556 gene encoding basic blue protein-like; protein product: MTMGRGSCTKVTLIVMLVIIWSPIESYAASHVVGDNQGWGFSVSYSDWAKGKSFASGDTLVFNYQPGLHNVVLVTAAGYKNCKAPGAAEAATSGNDNLTLKKGANYFICSIPGHCSAGMKLQVVAE